The bacterium BMS3Abin08 genome includes a region encoding these proteins:
- a CDS encoding L-fuculose phosphate aldolase: MIGILKKYSEKLSAHGLSELRHTAFFAIDAGISQYGGAAGEIKGLEDALIAVFGKMNISSLVFAIPSEPYLGILRELLKWGIGSNSTIVPEDCETRTFFHDIPVIEGIDPEGIAGALAERKSVITAKMPAIISYGTVSPEQAFISFSSTCFSTFVKYFYDHLRYLNLSRKSGTPPDPSRLRAFEEITMHLAEGPRLWSESLTEEIPIPALKDMGLRPTKPENEQGLLRMMQEAGRKLVEERLVDSYFGNISAYYNETIYISETAASLDELEGAIDPVPVDGSSSIGITASSEFPTHRSVYSQTPYRFILHGHPKFSVIMSMVCEKECPFRGRCHRACPEKRHICGAPVVPGEIGTGPAGIVNTVPRAFKKHDTVIVLGHGVFTAGTDGFQRPLLRMKEIEACAMKEYFRNERTYSGYL; this comes from the coding sequence TTGATAGGGATACTAAAGAAATATTCCGAAAAACTTTCAGCGCATGGGCTCTCAGAGCTGCGCCATACCGCCTTTTTCGCCATAGATGCCGGGATATCTCAATACGGTGGGGCAGCAGGGGAGATAAAGGGACTTGAGGATGCCCTCATTGCCGTCTTTGGGAAGATGAATATCAGTTCCCTTGTCTTTGCAATCCCCTCAGAGCCCTACCTTGGAATACTCAGGGAGCTACTTAAATGGGGAATAGGGTCAAACAGCACCATAGTTCCCGAGGACTGTGAAACACGGACCTTCTTTCATGATATCCCCGTGATTGAAGGTATCGACCCGGAGGGGATTGCCGGAGCCCTTGCAGAGAGGAAGTCCGTCATAACAGCAAAAATGCCGGCCATTATAAGCTATGGTACGGTTTCACCCGAGCAGGCCTTCATATCCTTCAGCTCCACCTGCTTCTCTACCTTTGTTAAGTACTTCTACGACCATCTCCGGTACCTGAATCTAAGCCGTAAATCAGGGACACCACCGGATCCCTCAAGGCTCAGGGCCTTCGAAGAGATTACAATGCACCTTGCCGAAGGCCCCCGCCTTTGGTCGGAGAGCTTGACCGAAGAGATCCCGATACCTGCTCTTAAGGACATGGGGCTAAGGCCGACAAAACCGGAAAACGAGCAAGGACTGCTCCGTATGATGCAAGAGGCCGGGAGAAAACTTGTCGAAGAAAGGCTTGTCGATTCGTACTTCGGAAATATATCTGCATATTATAACGAAACCATCTATATCAGCGAGACAGCCGCCTCCCTTGATGAACTCGAAGGGGCGATTGACCCGGTCCCTGTCGATGGTTCCTCCTCGATCGGGATAACCGCCTCATCGGAATTCCCCACACACCGGTCTGTTTACTCACAGACCCCTTACAGGTTCATACTCCACGGCCATCCGAAGTTTTCGGTTATCATGTCCATGGTGTGTGAAAAGGAATGCCCCTTCCGCGGCAGATGCCACAGGGCCTGTCCTGAAAAGAGGCATATCTGTGGCGCACCTGTAGTTCCGGGCGAGATCGGCACAGGTCCCGCAGGTATAGTAAACACCGTCCCCCGGGCATTTAAGAAGCACGACACGGTGATTGTCCTCGGACATGGTGTTTTTACGGCTGGCACGGATGGTTTCCAAAGACCCTTATTGAGAATGAAGGAGATTGAGGCGTGCGCAATGAAGGAGTATTTCAGAAATGAAAGAACTTATTCCGGATATCTATAA